A single region of the Triticum dicoccoides isolate Atlit2015 ecotype Zavitan chromosome 2B, WEW_v2.0, whole genome shotgun sequence genome encodes:
- the LOC119363472 gene encoding condensin-2 complex subunit H2-like gives MEDGSGGAGGEGSTSGGRFPILQANRDPESNWEVDVAKSLEEYLLKICSGEISAEDGAHSFNFAEAALLLQGSVQVYSRKVEYLYSLVLHALEFLSQNKQDQQEKGSAEANENGPSTTVNKEDDMFMGLDDVPAETRTTLDNNLDQDDLRRKIVRPPANLLVFEGDCVDSEASELDSYLLATCGFYGDFLLLDPCDAPAVFEFLQGKKSCKEDILSHRRTPGKARNNVFTSPNVRSGGTARRRTPGKARDENIDPTQDSEQSHEMIADQSQEDSWPHHPVDHNSPIIMPPPDDEDPGFPDLGDDSDDEDPYKSLDPHEPSNLKIKPYKRVKAFSRQVIGAPKKKTPASIFPVAKMDGVVSPELTKYFEVQMSQQEKPDVSQSVPLYEKLRESFETGEVNCHTSGDLKDDKQTNNFDDIDGPDTPNDPYVDMDIDDDMPSYSDKIDDVVRVTQDSMDGHKSLDDLCRSHLDALLASIAEAEQQTELDARVSTWKERIELALEEQDRNPPFDIGLYGEQILDTLSSRTDTGIASFSEIVSSKPKYEVARTFSALLQLVNGRSVDLDKGQATNDLVCYTAVNPFHVKLIGPNRRPEMEARFARKRVKSPQRSCGEEGEPSRVRLNSSKKQPPKNGKVSVKAAVRLTPEGKRRRKSAQLLQPFNLESS, from the exons ATGGAGGACggcagcggcggcgccggcggtgagGGGAGCACGAGCGGGGGGAGGTTCCCGATACTGCAGGCGAACCGGGACCCGGAGTCGAACTGGGAGGTGGACGTCGCCAAGAGCCTCGAGGAGTACCTCCTCAAGATCTGCTCAGGCGAGATCTCCGCCGAAGACGGGGCCCACAGCTTCAACTTCGCCGAAG CTGCGCTATTGCTCCAAGGTTCAGTTCAAGTTTACAGCCGCAAGGTGGAGTACCTGTACTCATTGGTGCTACATGCGCTGGAATTTCTCTCGCAAAATAA GCAAGATCAACAAGAAAAGGGATCTGCTGAAGCTAACGAAAATGGTCCTAGCACTACTGTCAACAAAGAAGATGATATGTTTATGGGTTTAGATGATGTCCCAG CGGAAACAAGGACCACTTTGGATAACAACCTTGATCAGGATGATCTGCGAAGAAAAATTGTGAGGCCACCAGCAAATCTTCTGGTGTTCGAAGGAGACTGTGTCGATAGCGAAGCAAGCGAGCTGGATTCATATTTG TTAGCAACATGTGGTTTCTACGGAGATTTCCTCCTGCTGGATCCATGTGACGCACCAGCTGTTTTTGAATTTTTGCAAGGAAAAAAATCATGCAAAGAAGATATTTTGTCTCATAGACGAACTCCTGGGAAAGCCCGAAACAATGTCTTCACTTCCCCAAATGTAAGATCGGGGGGTACTGCTCGTAGACGAACTCCAGGGAAAGCCCGAGATGAAAACATAGATCCAACTCAGGACAGCGAGCAATCTCATGAAATGATAGCAGATCAAAGTCAAGAAGATAGCTGGCCTCATCATCCTGTTGACCACAATTCTCCTATCATCATGCCCCCACCAGATGATGAAGACCCTGGGTTCCCAGATCTTGGGGATGATTCTGATGATGAGGATCCATATAAGTCTTTGGATCCGCATGAACCTAGCAACCTAAAGATCAAGCCTTACAAGAGAG TAAAAGCTTTTTCAAGGCAAGTTATTGGCGCTCCAAAGAAGAAAACCCCTGCATCTATATTTCCTGTGGCAAAAATGGATGGTGTTGTTAGTCCTGAACTAACAAAATATTTTGAAGTACAAATGTCTCAGCAGGAAAAACCTGATGTCTCCCAGTCAGTTCCTCTTTATGAAAAG CTTAGAGAGTCATTTGAAACTGGTGAAGTAAATTGCCATACATCTGGAGATTTGAAGGATGACAAACAGACCAATAATTTTGATGATATTGATGGGCCAGACACCccgaatgatccatatgttgacatGGATATTGATGATGACATGCCAAGTTACTCGGATAAG ATCGATGACGTGGTTCGAGTTACACAGGACAGCATGGATGGACATAAAAGCCTTGATGATTTGTGTCGATCACATCTG GATGCTCTCCTTGCTAGCATAGCTGAGGCTGAACAACAAACTGAGCTGGATGCACGAGTTTCAACATGGAAAGAGCGAATAGAGCTTGCCTTGGAAGAGCAG GATAGAAATCCACCCTTTGATATCGGTTTATATGGAGAGCAGATCCTtgacacactctcgtcaagaactgATACAGGGATTGCATCATTCAGTGAGATTGTTAGCAGCAAACCAAAGTATGAAGTTGCAAGAACATTCTCTGCCCTTCTCCAGCTG GTGAACGGCAGAAGTGTTGATCTGGACAAAGGACAAGCTACAAATGACTTGGTTTGCTACACAGCTGTCAATCCATTCCATGTAAAGCTGATTGGTCCCAACCGTAGACCAGAGATGGAGGCACGTTTTGCACGCAAGAGAGTCAAGTCCCCTCAGAGAAGTTGTGGTGAAGAGGGCGAGCCCTCTCGGGTACGACTAAATTCCTCTAAGAAGCAGCCACCTAAAAATGGCAAGGTTTCAGTCAAGGCAGCAGTCAGATTGACTCCTGAAGGAAAGCGAAGGCGAAAGTCTGCTCAACTCCTGCAGCCATTCAATCTGGAATCCAGCTGA